In Luteimonas viscosa, the following proteins share a genomic window:
- a CDS encoding YjhG/YagF family D-xylonate dehydratase, with the protein MTSPDFNLDTLLGDGTSITQSRTSGEGPSGSLPIDADTLRDSPSGHLFGMTQNAGMGWRASEVARDPYLIVSTQGGLRAEDGRPVALGLHTGHWEIDRMVRAAAEAFAAHEGLPFSVMCSDPCDGRTQGTTGMFDSLPYRNDAAVVMRRLIRSLPTRRGVLGVATCDKGLPATMLALAGCADLPGVIVPGGVTLPARGAEDTAIVQTIGARFSHGLIDLEHAAAMGCRACGSVGGGCQFLGTAATSQVIAEALGIALPHSALAPSGEPVWLDIARRSALALVQLARQGTALSAILTRAAVDNAVMVHAAFGGSTNLLLHVPAIAHAVGVQRPSVDDWIRANRATPRLVDALPNGPRHHPTVQVFMAGGVPEVMLHLRAMGLLHLDVLTVTGRSLGDNLDWWERSDARRIARERLRELDGVDPAHVIMGPDAARAAGMSSALVFPRGNLAPDGSVIKATAIDPSVVDDDEVYRHTGPARVFASERDAIRAIKSRGGDAVRAGDIIVLAGCGPAGTGMEETYQLTSALKHLPWGKHVAVITDARFSGVSTGACIGHVGPEALAGGPIGRLRDHDVVRIEIDRVRLEGRLDFIGEDPDTLLEPAAAAAVLAARELHPAIAAHPRLPADTRLWAALQDASGGTWGGCVYDVDAILETLRAGREVLAKERGSAARDAGT; encoded by the coding sequence ATGACGTCTCCCGATTTCAACCTCGACACATTGCTCGGCGACGGTACGTCGATCACGCAGTCGCGCACCAGTGGCGAGGGTCCGTCCGGCAGCCTGCCGATCGATGCCGACACGCTGCGCGATTCGCCCAGCGGCCACCTGTTCGGCATGACCCAGAACGCCGGCATGGGCTGGCGCGCATCGGAAGTCGCGCGCGATCCCTACCTCATCGTCAGCACCCAGGGCGGCCTGCGCGCGGAGGACGGTCGGCCGGTCGCGCTCGGCCTGCACACCGGCCACTGGGAGATCGACCGCATGGTGCGCGCCGCGGCCGAAGCCTTCGCCGCGCACGAGGGACTGCCATTCTCGGTGATGTGTTCCGATCCCTGCGACGGCCGCACCCAGGGCACCACCGGCATGTTCGACAGCCTGCCGTACCGCAATGACGCTGCGGTGGTGATGCGGCGGCTGATCCGCTCGCTGCCCACGCGCCGCGGCGTGCTGGGCGTGGCCACGTGCGACAAGGGCCTGCCGGCGACGATGCTGGCGCTGGCCGGCTGCGCCGACCTGCCCGGGGTGATCGTGCCCGGCGGCGTCACCTTGCCTGCGCGCGGCGCCGAGGACACCGCGATCGTGCAGACCATCGGCGCGCGCTTCTCGCACGGGCTGATCGATCTCGAACATGCCGCCGCCATGGGCTGCCGCGCCTGCGGCTCGGTCGGCGGCGGCTGCCAGTTCCTGGGCACCGCGGCCACCTCGCAGGTGATCGCCGAAGCGCTCGGCATCGCGCTGCCGCACAGCGCACTGGCGCCGTCCGGCGAACCGGTGTGGCTCGACATCGCGCGGCGCTCGGCGCTGGCGCTGGTGCAGCTGGCGCGGCAGGGCACCGCGCTCTCGGCGATCCTGACCCGCGCGGCGGTGGACAACGCCGTGATGGTGCACGCGGCCTTCGGCGGTTCCACCAACCTGCTGCTGCACGTGCCGGCGATCGCGCATGCGGTGGGCGTGCAGCGCCCCAGCGTCGACGACTGGATCCGCGCCAACCGCGCCACCCCGCGCCTGGTCGATGCGCTGCCCAACGGCCCGCGCCACCATCCCACGGTGCAGGTGTTCATGGCCGGCGGCGTGCCGGAGGTGATGCTGCACCTGCGCGCGATGGGCCTGCTGCACCTGGATGTGCTGACCGTCACCGGGCGATCGCTCGGCGACAACCTCGACTGGTGGGAACGCAGCGATGCGCGCCGGATCGCGCGCGAGCGACTGCGCGAGCTCGACGGCGTGGATCCCGCGCACGTGATCATGGGACCCGATGCCGCGCGCGCGGCGGGGATGTCCAGCGCACTGGTGTTCCCGCGCGGCAACCTCGCGCCCGACGGATCGGTGATCAAGGCGACCGCGATCGATCCGTCCGTGGTCGACGACGACGAGGTCTATCGCCACACCGGCCCCGCGCGCGTGTTCGCCAGCGAGCGCGACGCGATCCGCGCGATCAAGTCCAGGGGCGGCGACGCGGTGCGCGCCGGCGACATCATCGTGCTCGCCGGCTGCGGCCCGGCGGGCACCGGCATGGAGGAGACCTACCAGCTCACCTCCGCGCTCAAGCACCTGCCCTGGGGCAAGCACGTGGCGGTGATCACCGATGCGCGCTTCTCCGGGGTGTCGACCGGCGCCTGCATCGGCCACGTCGGCCCGGAGGCCCTGGCCGGCGGGCCGATCGGCCGGCTACGCGACCACGACGTGGTGCGGATCGAGATCGACCGCGTGCGGCTGGAGGGCAGGCTGGACTTCATCGGCGAAGATCCGGACACGCTGCTGGAACCGGCCGCCGCGGCGGCGGTGCTCGCCGCGCGCGAACTGCACCCGGCCATCGCCGCACATCCGCGCCTGCCTGCCGATACCCGGCTGTGGGCCGCGCTGCAGGACGCCAGCGGCGGCACCTGGGGCGGTTGCGTGTACGACGTGGACGCCATCCTCGAAACATTGCGGGCCGGGCGCGAGGTGCTGGCGAAGGAACGTGGCAGCGCTGCACGCGACGCGGGCACGTGA
- a CDS encoding aldehyde dehydrogenase (NADP(+)), translating to MTSPTLQPILLDGAWRQADAPSDRFHAFNPSTRATIDEHAYPVSGWADLDALLEAGHAAAAAMSQLPGETLAGFLEGYAEAIEARVDALVEAAHRETGLPAEPRLRNVELPRTTGQLRQAARAARDGGWRRATIDTAAGIRSIHAPLGGPVVVFGPNNFPYAFNGIAGGDFAAAIAAGNPVIAKAHPAHPRTSVLLAEAALEAAQAAGLPTGAVQMFFRTDGELGLRLVSDPRVGAVAFTGGRPGGMKLKAAADAVGKPIYLEMSSVNPVFVLPGALRERGEALATELHGSCAMGAGQFCTKPGVTVLQAGEEAERFVEQLQRLTAEAKPGVLLSPHAPRDIASTVAALQSAGAELLAGGAIAADAQGFAFQPTVLRVSGERFLADPGALQSEAFGHVNLVVVAESAAQVLAIAQAMEGNLTGTICSDIGGGDDAAYDALAPILRTRVGRLLNDKMPTGVAVSAAMNHGGPFPATGHPGFTAVGIPASLIRFSALHSYDNVRPHRLPAALQDRNPTGTLMRLIDGEWTTRDV from the coding sequence ATGACCTCCCCCACGCTGCAACCGATCCTGCTCGACGGCGCCTGGCGCCAGGCCGACGCGCCGTCCGACCGCTTCCACGCCTTCAACCCCTCCACGCGCGCGACGATCGACGAACATGCGTATCCCGTGTCCGGCTGGGCCGATCTCGATGCGCTGCTCGAGGCCGGGCACGCCGCGGCCGCGGCGATGTCGCAACTGCCCGGCGAAACGCTCGCCGGCTTCCTCGAAGGCTACGCGGAGGCGATCGAGGCACGCGTCGACGCGCTGGTGGAGGCCGCGCACCGCGAGACCGGGCTGCCGGCCGAGCCACGCCTGCGCAATGTCGAACTGCCACGCACCACCGGCCAGCTGCGACAGGCCGCGCGCGCCGCGCGCGACGGCGGCTGGCGCCGCGCCACCATCGACACCGCCGCCGGCATCCGTTCGATCCACGCGCCGCTCGGCGGGCCGGTGGTCGTGTTCGGGCCGAATAATTTTCCGTATGCCTTCAACGGCATCGCCGGTGGCGATTTCGCCGCCGCGATCGCCGCCGGCAACCCGGTGATCGCCAAGGCCCATCCCGCGCATCCGCGCACCTCGGTGCTGCTGGCCGAAGCCGCGCTCGAGGCCGCGCAGGCCGCGGGCCTGCCGACGGGTGCGGTGCAGATGTTCTTCCGCACCGATGGCGAGCTGGGCCTGCGCCTGGTGTCCGATCCGCGCGTGGGCGCGGTGGCGTTCACCGGCGGACGCCCGGGTGGGATGAAGCTCAAGGCCGCGGCCGACGCCGTGGGCAAGCCGATCTACCTGGAGATGTCGAGCGTCAATCCGGTGTTCGTGCTGCCCGGTGCGCTGCGCGAGCGCGGCGAGGCGCTCGCCACCGAACTGCACGGCTCCTGTGCGATGGGCGCGGGCCAGTTCTGCACCAAGCCGGGCGTCACCGTGCTGCAGGCCGGCGAGGAGGCCGAGCGTTTCGTCGAACAGCTGCAACGTCTCACGGCCGAGGCCAAGCCGGGCGTGCTGCTCTCGCCGCATGCACCGCGCGACATCGCCTCCACCGTGGCGGCGCTGCAGTCGGCCGGCGCCGAGCTGCTCGCCGGCGGTGCGATCGCCGCGGACGCGCAGGGCTTCGCGTTCCAGCCGACTGTGCTGCGGGTCTCGGGCGAACGTTTCCTCGCCGATCCGGGCGCGCTGCAGTCGGAAGCCTTCGGCCACGTCAACCTGGTGGTGGTGGCGGAGTCGGCGGCGCAGGTGCTGGCGATCGCGCAGGCGATGGAAGGCAACCTCACCGGCACCATCTGCAGCGATATCGGTGGCGGCGACGACGCAGCCTACGATGCGCTGGCGCCGATCCTGCGCACGCGCGTGGGCCGCCTGCTCAACGACAAGATGCCGACCGGCGTGGCGGTGAGCGCGGCGATGAACCACGGCGGCCCGTTCCCGGCCACCGGCCACCCGGGCTTCACCGCGGTGGGCATTCCCGCCTCGCTGATCCGCTTCTCCGCGCTGCACAGCTACGACAACGTGCGCCCGCATCGCTTGCCGGCCGCGCTGCAGGACCGCAACCCGACCGGCACGCTGATGCGGCTGATCGATGGCGAATGGACGACGCGTGACGTATAG
- a CDS encoding fumarylacetoacetate hydrolase family protein yields the protein MRTLLTRHATADGPRWALDGRYLPADFSLSQWLGLPATDARDALARLPREGDADAPLLAPVEDAQEVWASGVTYLSSRMAREAESQSRDVYQKVYDAERPELFFKATGWRVAGHGAPIRVRADSAWDVPEPELVLVLTSAGEIVGYSTGNDVSSRSIEGENPLYLPQAKVYDGGCAIGPGIRLCDAAQMRDLAVSLEIRRDGAPAFAGTTRTSQIKRSLEELAGWLLRELRQPRGAFLFTGTGIVPGEDFTLRSGDVVRIDIDGLILENPVQ from the coding sequence ATGCGCACGCTCCTGACCCGCCACGCAACCGCCGACGGCCCGCGCTGGGCGCTCGACGGCCGCTACCTGCCCGCCGATTTCAGCCTCTCGCAGTGGCTCGGCCTGCCCGCGACCGACGCCCGCGACGCGCTCGCGCGCCTGCCGCGCGAGGGCGATGCCGACGCGCCGCTGCTGGCGCCGGTGGAGGACGCACAGGAAGTGTGGGCCAGCGGCGTGACCTACCTCAGCAGCCGCATGGCGCGCGAGGCCGAATCGCAGAGCCGCGACGTCTACCAGAAGGTCTACGACGCCGAGCGCCCCGAGCTGTTCTTCAAGGCCACCGGCTGGCGCGTCGCCGGCCACGGCGCACCGATCCGCGTGCGCGCCGACAGCGCGTGGGACGTGCCCGAGCCGGAACTCGTGCTGGTGCTCACGTCCGCGGGCGAGATCGTCGGCTACAGCACCGGCAACGACGTGTCCTCGCGCAGCATCGAGGGCGAGAACCCGCTGTACCTGCCGCAGGCCAAGGTCTACGATGGCGGCTGCGCGATCGGCCCGGGCATCCGCCTGTGCGATGCGGCGCAGATGCGCGACCTCGCCGTATCGCTGGAAATCCGGCGCGACGGCGCGCCGGCCTTCGCCGGCACCACCCGTACCTCGCAGATCAAGCGCAGCCTGGAAGAACTCGCCGGCTGGCTCCTGCGCGAACTGCGCCAACCCCGTGGCGCCTTCCTCTTCACCGGCACCGGCATCGTGCCCGGCGAGGATTTCACCCTGCGTTCCGGCGATGTCGTGCGCATCGACATCGACGGACTGATCCTGGAGAACCCCGTCCAATGA
- a CDS encoding SMP-30/gluconolactonase/LRE family protein, whose amino-acid sequence MRLLPTLLSTALVAALAACTPAADDTAADAAPAADATTDTADTETAPMTTFETVGQLTSFDPAFADVVDPAARVEKLTGDEFSWSEGPTWVKAGFLLFNDPPENRMFRWSEADGLSVFLDPSGHAGAPIEGVREAGANGLYTEAAGTVLVADSGNRLVARMDPADKSRTTLAERYDGKRFSSPNDVVARGDGSVFFTDPPYGFREFDESSLKEQPVNGIYRIDADGTVHLVDDSLNRPNGLAFSPDGNTLYVANSDDKRPIWMAYTLDAAGDVTGSRVFADATDLMDEGVHGLPDGLAVSTGGLVFATGPGGVLVMNAEGKRLGRIETGSAIANCAFGDDGKTLYMTSHKFLARVPLKVAGLGFQN is encoded by the coding sequence ATGCGACTGCTTCCCACCCTGCTCAGCACCGCGCTCGTGGCCGCCCTCGCCGCCTGCACGCCCGCGGCCGACGACACTGCCGCCGACGCCGCGCCCGCGGCCGATGCGACGACCGACACCGCCGACACGGAGACCGCGCCGATGACCACGTTCGAGACCGTCGGCCAGCTGACCTCGTTCGATCCCGCCTTCGCCGACGTCGTCGACCCGGCCGCGCGCGTCGAGAAGCTCACCGGCGACGAGTTCAGCTGGTCCGAAGGCCCGACGTGGGTAAAGGCCGGCTTCCTGCTGTTCAACGATCCGCCGGAGAACCGCATGTTCCGCTGGTCCGAGGCGGACGGCCTGAGCGTGTTCCTCGATCCGTCGGGCCATGCCGGCGCGCCGATCGAGGGCGTGCGCGAGGCCGGCGCCAACGGCCTGTACACCGAAGCCGCCGGCACGGTGCTGGTGGCGGACTCGGGCAACCGCCTGGTCGCGCGCATGGATCCCGCGGACAAGAGCCGCACCACGCTCGCCGAGCGCTACGACGGCAAGCGATTCAGCAGCCCGAACGACGTGGTCGCGCGCGGCGACGGCAGCGTGTTCTTCACCGATCCGCCGTACGGGTTCCGGGAGTTCGACGAGTCGTCGCTCAAGGAGCAGCCGGTCAACGGCATCTACCGTATCGACGCCGACGGCACCGTGCACCTGGTCGACGATTCGCTCAACCGGCCCAACGGCCTGGCCTTCTCGCCGGACGGCAACACCCTGTACGTGGCCAACTCCGACGACAAGCGGCCGATCTGGATGGCCTACACGCTCGATGCGGCCGGCGACGTCACCGGCAGCCGCGTGTTCGCCGACGCCACCGACCTCATGGACGAAGGCGTGCACGGACTGCCCGATGGCCTCGCGGTGTCGACCGGCGGCCTGGTCTTCGCCACCGGCCCCGGCGGCGTGCTGGTGATGAATGCCGAAGGCAAGCGCCTGGGCCGGATCGAAACCGGCAGCGCGATCGCCAACTGCGCCTTCGGTGACGACGGGAAGACGCTGTACATGACCTCGCACAAGTTCCTGGCGCGCGTGCCGCTGAAGGTGGCCGGGCTCGGCTTTCAAAACTGA
- a CDS encoding alpha/beta hydrolase family protein, which translates to MPSARRRVAVYALLAALLGAMTGGHAQARSDAAASDRAGTAPAPVAAVDTGTREFVDPARSNWPGTGRRPLRTMLWFPAGAFKAPSSGGTGDVRAAIGEASLSESNGTYPLILVSHGSGSRAAHMEWLARALVASGAIVAAVDHNGSADEELHSRPTPSDHFGWERAIDLRVVLDRLLEDPTVGPAIDRDRIGAAGFSLGGTTVLWMAGARLDVDHLQRNAPPMPPAMAPAIERLLQLPERNDAAREAQARAERSHRDPRVRSVFALGPAMGFGFTAAGLRGIEIPVRILVGRDDPVTPPTGNARVFATGIAGAEYVELPGERGHFTPRTPEAMRAGELAEVAASAVEFFERTLAPRGTP; encoded by the coding sequence ATGCCCTCCGCGCGCCGGCGCGTCGCGGTGTACGCCCTGCTTGCCGCACTCCTGGGCGCCATGACCGGTGGCCACGCACAGGCGCGCAGCGATGCGGCCGCCAGCGATCGGGCGGGTACCGCCCCTGCGCCGGTGGCAGCGGTGGACACCGGCACCCGTGAATTCGTGGATCCGGCCCGCAGCAACTGGCCCGGGACCGGCCGGCGCCCCCTGCGCACGATGCTCTGGTTCCCCGCGGGCGCATTCAAGGCACCATCCAGTGGCGGCACGGGCGATGTCCGCGCGGCTATCGGCGAGGCGTCGCTCTCCGAAAGCAACGGCACCTATCCGCTGATCCTGGTCTCGCACGGGTCCGGCAGCCGCGCAGCGCACATGGAATGGCTGGCCCGGGCGCTGGTGGCGAGCGGTGCCATCGTGGCCGCGGTCGACCACAACGGCAGCGCGGACGAGGAACTGCACAGCCGGCCCACGCCGTCGGACCATTTCGGCTGGGAGCGCGCGATCGATCTGCGCGTCGTGCTGGACCGGCTGCTGGAAGATCCGACGGTCGGCCCCGCGATCGATCGCGACCGCATCGGTGCCGCGGGCTTCTCGCTCGGTGGCACCACCGTGCTCTGGATGGCCGGCGCGCGGCTGGACGTCGATCACCTGCAGCGCAACGCACCACCGATGCCGCCGGCGATGGCGCCGGCGATCGAACGTCTGCTGCAACTGCCGGAGCGCAACGATGCGGCCCGCGAAGCGCAGGCGCGCGCCGAACGGTCGCATCGCGACCCGCGGGTCCGCAGCGTGTTCGCGCTGGGGCCGGCGATGGGGTTCGGGTTCACCGCTGCGGGCTTGCGCGGGATCGAAATCCCTGTGCGCATCCTGGTGGGGCGCGACGATCCGGTGACACCGCCGACCGGCAACGCGCGCGTGTTTGCGACCGGCATCGCGGGCGCCGAGTACGTCGAGCTGCCGGGCGAACGCGGGCACTTCACCCCGCGCACGCCCGAGGCCATGCGTGCGGGCGAACTAGCCGAGGTCGCGGCCTCCGCGGTCGAGTTCTTCGAACGGACGCTGGCGCCGCGAGGCACGCCATGA
- a CDS encoding mannitol dehydrogenase family protein — MSRLADTRHEARAATGLPRLSDATLRRLPVQVQRPAYDRDATRIGVVHFGPGAFHRAHQAVYLDDLLASEPDWAICAVSLHSAGVRDALQPQHGLYTLALMDEPPRLRVVGAIREVLCAPQQRDAVMARLADPAVRLVTLTITEKGYCLSADGVDAAHPDIAHDLSAPDAPVSAIGWLVAGLRARRAAGLAPYTMLSCDNLADNGLRLRRAVVDFARRLDPALADWIDAEASFPRSMVDSITPASDDALRARVADALGVEDVWPVQREPYMQWVVEDDFRAGRPAFERVGVVMSDEIAGFDRAKLRLLNAPHSALAYLGSLTGLETVAEAMRDAALAGFVERLMRADIAPTLALPEGLDANAYIDAILERFRNPAIVHRLSQIAWDGSQKVPVRLLGTIADALAADRPVDRLCLPVAGWLRFVVRQAQAGVTLVDPMDAALSHAGRAATGDAAHDVAGFLALEAVFAPCAGDARFAAALRGAYAALGDATPAAVRAALATVAGEGDA, encoded by the coding sequence TTGAGCCGGCTGGCGGACACGCGGCACGAGGCGCGCGCGGCCACAGGGCTGCCGCGCCTGTCCGACGCGACGCTCAGGAGGCTGCCGGTGCAGGTGCAGCGCCCGGCTTACGATCGCGACGCGACCCGCATCGGGGTGGTCCACTTCGGCCCCGGCGCGTTCCATCGCGCCCACCAGGCGGTATACCTCGACGACTTGCTGGCCAGCGAACCCGACTGGGCGATCTGCGCCGTCTCGCTGCACAGCGCCGGCGTGCGCGACGCGCTGCAGCCGCAGCACGGACTGTACACGCTGGCGCTGATGGACGAACCGCCACGGCTGCGCGTGGTCGGCGCGATTCGCGAGGTGCTGTGCGCGCCGCAGCAGCGTGACGCGGTGATGGCGCGGCTGGCGGATCCGGCGGTGCGCCTGGTCACGCTCACGATCACCGAGAAGGGCTATTGCCTCTCGGCCGACGGCGTCGACGCCGCGCATCCGGACATCGCGCACGATCTCTCCGCGCCCGATGCACCGGTCAGCGCGATCGGCTGGCTGGTCGCGGGCCTGCGCGCGCGCCGCGCGGCGGGCCTCGCGCCCTACACGATGCTCAGCTGCGACAACCTGGCCGACAACGGCCTGCGCCTGCGCCGCGCGGTCGTCGACTTCGCGCGCCGGCTCGATCCCGCGCTGGCCGACTGGATCGACGCCGAGGCCTCGTTCCCGCGTTCGATGGTCGACAGCATCACCCCGGCCAGCGACGATGCGCTGCGCGCGCGCGTGGCCGATGCACTCGGCGTGGAGGACGTCTGGCCGGTGCAGCGCGAACCGTACATGCAGTGGGTGGTGGAAGACGACTTCCGCGCCGGGCGCCCCGCGTTCGAGCGCGTCGGCGTGGTCATGAGCGACGAGATCGCCGGCTTCGATCGCGCCAAGCTGCGGCTGCTCAACGCGCCGCACTCCGCACTGGCCTACCTCGGCAGCCTGACGGGTCTGGAGACCGTGGCCGAGGCGATGCGCGACGCAGCGCTGGCCGGCTTCGTCGAAAGGCTGATGCGCGCGGACATCGCGCCGACCCTCGCGTTGCCCGAGGGTCTTGACGCGAATGCGTACATCGACGCGATCCTCGAACGCTTCCGCAATCCCGCGATCGTGCACCGGCTCTCGCAGATCGCCTGGGACGGCTCGCAAAAGGTCCCGGTGCGCCTGCTCGGCACGATCGCCGACGCGCTTGCCGCCGACCGGCCGGTCGATCGGCTGTGCCTGCCCGTGGCCGGCTGGCTGCGTTTCGTCGTGCGCCAGGCGCAGGCGGGCGTGACGCTGGTGGATCCGATGGACGCGGCGCTGTCGCATGCCGGACGCGCGGCCACGGGCGATGCCGCGCACGACGTGGCCGGCTTCCTTGCGCTCGAAGCGGTGTTCGCGCCGTGCGCGGGCGATGCGCGTTTCGCGGCCGCATTGCGTGGCGCCTATGCGGCGCTCGGCGACGCGACGCCCGCCGCCGTGCGCGCCGCGCTCGCGACCGTCGCAGGCGAAGGCGATGCCTGA
- a CDS encoding beta-glucosidase, with the protein MQAFARHAGNTGSTRRPTRSRALVRDCALSLLAALPVLGAFADDGDRPWLDTSQPFEARAAALVSQMTLDEKAAQMQNDSPAIERLGLPAYDWWNEALHGVARAGGATVFPQAIGMAATFDVPLMDRISKTISDEARAKHHEFLRQGQHGRYQGLTFWSPNINIFRDPRWGRGQETYGEDPFLTARMGVSFVRGLQGVAPDGSPLPESQGGKYRKLDATAKHFAVHSGPEADRHTFDVHPSRRDLWETYLPAFEALVTEGQVQAVMGAYNRVYGESASGSKLLLRDILRDQWGFKGYVMSDCWAIVDIWKNHKIVATPEEAAALAVKNGTELNCGETYAKHLPVAVNKGLISEAELDDALTRLMTTRMALGMFDPPAQVPWAQTSISVNQAPAHDALAREVAQESIVLLKNDGVLPLSKDIRRLAVVGPTADDTMALLGNYYGTPADPVTILRGIREALPNTEVVYARGADLVEGREDPAATPLIEPQYLRPEAGATERGLRGEYFTSKDLSGEPVLVRVDAQIGFRWDRGSPTDNLMARGEAGPDNAVPNENFSIRWSGQLLPPVSGRYRLEAGANDGFRLYLDGKLLLDHWEDAERLRADSVDLDLEAGRAYDIRLEYYETERDASVRLAWGLPGAKPTFDEAIEAARSADAVVFVGGLTGDVEGEEMTVNFPGFAGGDRTDIRLPATQQKLLEALHATGKPVVVVLTTGSALGIDWAKENVPAILVAWYPGQRGGNAVADVLFGDVSPAGRLPVTFYKVDEKMPAFDDYDMANRTYRYFEGEPLYPFGHGLSYTTFDYTDLQLDRDRAGVDDAITATVTLRNSGQRASDEVVQLYLRPLAPARERAVRELRGFQRVHLAPGESREVSFTFTPARDLRHYDEEAGAYAVDPGRYAAELGASSGDLRIGSQFEVEAR; encoded by the coding sequence ATGCAGGCATTCGCTCGACACGCCGGGAACACCGGATCCACGCGCCGACCCACACGATCGCGCGCGCTGGTACGCGATTGCGCGCTCTCACTGCTCGCGGCGCTGCCTGTCCTGGGTGCGTTCGCCGACGATGGCGATCGCCCCTGGCTCGACACCAGCCAGCCGTTCGAAGCCCGCGCCGCCGCGCTGGTCTCGCAGATGACGCTGGACGAAAAAGCCGCGCAGATGCAGAACGATTCGCCCGCGATCGAGCGCCTCGGCCTGCCTGCGTACGACTGGTGGAACGAAGCCCTGCACGGCGTGGCGCGCGCGGGCGGGGCCACCGTGTTCCCGCAGGCCATCGGCATGGCCGCGACGTTCGACGTCCCGCTGATGGACCGGATCTCGAAGACCATCAGCGACGAGGCCCGCGCCAAGCACCACGAGTTCCTGCGCCAGGGCCAGCACGGCCGCTACCAGGGACTCACCTTCTGGTCGCCGAACATCAACATCTTCCGCGACCCGCGCTGGGGCCGCGGCCAGGAAACCTACGGCGAGGATCCGTTCCTCACCGCGCGCATGGGCGTGTCGTTCGTGCGCGGCCTGCAGGGCGTGGCGCCCGACGGCAGCCCGCTGCCCGAATCGCAGGGCGGCAAGTACCGCAAGCTCGACGCCACCGCCAAGCACTTCGCCGTGCACAGCGGCCCCGAGGCCGACCGCCACACCTTCGACGTGCATCCCTCGCGCCGCGACCTGTGGGAGACCTACCTCCCGGCGTTCGAGGCGCTGGTGACCGAGGGCCAGGTGCAGGCGGTGATGGGCGCCTACAACCGCGTCTACGGCGAATCGGCGAGCGGCAGCAAGCTGCTGCTGCGCGACATCCTGCGCGACCAGTGGGGCTTCAAGGGCTACGTGATGTCCGACTGCTGGGCGATCGTGGACATCTGGAAGAACCACAAGATCGTCGCCACGCCCGAGGAAGCCGCGGCGCTGGCGGTGAAGAACGGCACCGAGCTCAACTGCGGCGAAACGTATGCCAAGCACCTGCCGGTCGCGGTCAACAAGGGGCTGATCAGCGAGGCCGAACTCGATGACGCGCTCACCCGCCTGATGACCACGCGCATGGCGCTGGGCATGTTCGACCCCCCGGCGCAGGTGCCGTGGGCGCAGACGTCGATCTCGGTGAACCAGGCGCCGGCGCACGACGCGCTCGCGCGCGAGGTGGCGCAGGAATCGATCGTGCTGCTGAAGAACGACGGCGTGCTGCCGCTGTCGAAGGACATCAGACGCCTGGCGGTGGTCGGCCCGACGGCCGACGACACCATGGCCCTGCTCGGCAACTACTACGGCACACCGGCCGACCCGGTGACCATCCTGCGCGGCATCCGCGAAGCCCTCCCCAACACGGAAGTCGTGTACGCGCGCGGCGCCGACCTGGTGGAAGGGCGCGAGGATCCGGCCGCCACGCCGCTGATCGAACCGCAGTACCTGCGGCCAGAGGCGGGCGCGACCGAGCGCGGCCTGCGCGGCGAGTACTTCACCAGCAAGGACCTGTCCGGCGAACCGGTGCTGGTGCGCGTGGATGCGCAGATCGGCTTCCGCTGGGACCGCGGCTCGCCGACCGACAACCTGATGGCTCGCGGCGAAGCCGGCCCGGACAATGCGGTGCCGAACGAGAACTTCAGCATCCGCTGGAGCGGACAGCTGCTGCCGCCCGTGAGCGGACGCTATCGGCTCGAGGCGGGCGCGAACGACGGTTTCCGCCTGTACCTGGACGGCAAGCTGCTGCTCGACCACTGGGAAGATGCCGAACGCCTGCGCGCCGACAGCGTCGACCTCGACCTCGAGGCCGGCCGCGCCTACGACATTCGGCTCGAGTACTACGAGACCGAACGCGACGCGAGCGTGCGCCTGGCGTGGGGCCTGCCCGGCGCGAAGCCGACCTTCGACGAAGCGATCGAAGCCGCGCGCAGTGCCGACGCGGTGGTGTTCGTCGGCGGCCTCACCGGCGACGTGGAGGGCGAGGAGATGACGGTCAACTTCCCCGGCTTCGCCGGCGGCGACCGCACCGACATCCGCCTGCCCGCCACGCAACAGAAGCTGCTCGAGGCCCTGCACGCCACCGGCAAGCCCGTGGTCGTGGTGCTGACCACCGGTTCGGCGCTGGGCATCGACTGGGCGAAGGAGAACGTGCCGGCGATCCTGGTGGCCTGGTATCCGGGCCAGCGCGGCGGCAATGCGGTGGCCGACGTGCTGTTCGGCGACGTCAGCCCCGCCGGGCGCCTGCCGGTCACGTTCTACAAGGTCGACGAGAAGATGCCGGCGTTCGACGACTACGACATGGCGAATCGCACCTACCGCTACTTCGAGGGCGAGCCGCTTTATCCGTTCGGCCACGGGCTGTCGTACACCACGTTCGACTACACCGACCTGCAGCTCGATCGCGACCGCGCCGGCGTGGACGACGCGATCACCGCGACCGTCACCTTGCGCAACAGCGGGCAGCGCGCGAGCGACGAGGTGGTGCAGTTGTACCTGCGGCCGCTGGCGCCGGCGCGCGAGCGCGCGGTGCGCGAGTTGCGCGGCTTCCAGCGCGTGCACCTGGCGCCGGGCGAGTCGCGCGAGGTCAGCTTCACCTTCACGCCGGCGCGCGACCTGCGCCACTACGACGAAGAGGCTGGCGCGTACGCGGTCGATCCCGGGCGCTATGCCGCGGAACTCGGTGCATCGAGTGGCGACCTGCGCATCGGCAGCCAGTTCGAGGTGGAGGCGCGTTGA